GCCCCGGCGGTTCCGGAGCATCCGTGGGCGATGAAACGGGCGGCATGGGGGAATCCGGAACCATACCGCGTCCGCTACTTCGAGCTCGGCAACGAGAGCAATCACGGCAGCCACAACCTCGTTCCGCGCCGCCATTATACGCCGGAGGAATACGCGGCCTACTTCCGTTCCTGCGCCGCGGCCATGCGCAAAATCGATCCGGCCGTGCAGCTCGGAATCGTCATGGAACCCGGAACCGGAGAGCTGCACGATTCGCCGTGGAACCGCACCGTGCTCGAAAAAGCCGGCAGGGCCGCCGATTTCATCGTGGTTCACTTCTACGCGCCGCGCATCGCGGATCAGACGCCGCAGGAGGCGCTGGCCGCCGTTCTCGCCTACGGCGATCAGGTCGAACTGCGGCTGAAGAACTACCGCGACCTCGCCCGCACCCTGACCGGCCGCGAGCTGCCGCTGGCGATGACGGAGTTCAACATCGGTTCGACCGGGAACAAACCGTATCCGTGGCGTTTCAGCTATCTGGCCGGATTGATGAACGCCGACCTGCAGCGCATCTGGCTGCGGCCGGAGAACGGAATGCTGTGCGCAAACTACTGGCAGGTCATCAACGGTTACTGGGGCAGCTTCGTCAGCAACGACAAGGGAGAGATCACCCTGCGCCGCGCGCCGGTCTCCTTCATCGAAACCTGGGGAAAATACACCGGCAGCGAACTCGTCGAAACCGGCCTGGAGAACATTCCGCGCCGGGAGGCGGCGGCAGTGCCCGGACTCGCCATTTCGCGCGGGGAGCGCATGCAATCTCCGGAAGCCGCCGGGGAAGCGGAACCGGGAGCCGTCTCCGGCAAAGGGTTCCCGGAAGGTATTTCCATCACGGCGAACGGTGCCGGAGAGATCAAGATCCGTTTCGACAACTTCGACGGCAGGAGCGCCTACCCGGAATTCGCCGAACTGCCGCGTCCGGAACATATCCCGCAGGGGGATGCATTCAGCTATCTCATCTCCTTCGACGCGAAATACACGCCGGATCGTCCGGGCGAACGCCCGTCCGGCGCGGTCGGCCTCGGCATGGTCGACAGCCGCGGCTGGGAGAAGACCGCTTCGGCGGTGTCGGTCCCCGGCATTCAGGCCGCAACGGAGTGGAAACACTTTACAGGCAAGTACCAGGTGCTGCCGGACACACCGGGATCGAAAGTGCTGCTGCGCGTGGAAGGCGTCTCCGCACCGCTCGCCGGAACGGCCGAGATCCGCAATTTGAAATTCGCGGTGGAAACCCAGCCGGTGTTCCCCGCCTACCGGACGCTGACCGCGCTTGCCAGCCGCAGCGCCGACGGCGAAACCCTCTATCTCGTGGTGTTCAACAAAGACCCGGAGAACGCCCTGAAGGCGGAACTGAAACTCAAGAACTTCGATGCGTTTTCCGGTTCCGGCGTCGTCCTGACCGGGGAGTCTCCCGAAACCGCCGCGGACACCAGACCGCGCCCGGTCACCGTAACGCCTGTCTCCGGCAGCTTCGTCCACGAATTCCCGGCGGCCTCGATGACCGCGCTGGAATTCAGGCGGTAACACCGTACATCGTCAACCGGAGTTCAGGCCTGGCCGGGGGTGATCAGCAGCGTGGGGATTTCAATCTTCCGCGGCGGACTCTTCCGGTCGGACCGGCGCAGCTCAATCAGTTCGCAGATCCGGTCGGTCAGCCGGGCGTAGTCGACGCTGCTGGTAGTGATTTTCGGATGCCAGTACTGGAATTCCCGGAAATCCCCCTCGCCGGAGAGTTCCAGGTCGCGGCCCGGCTGCAGTCCGAATTCCATCGCGATGGAGGCCGCTCCCTGCGCGACGATATCGTTGTGGCAGATCACCGCTTCCGCCGCTTCGAGCGCGTCGCGGTTCTCCCGCAGCAACTCGCGGGTGAGCTCGAACTCCCGGAACATATTGAAGTCGTTCACGTTTTTCGCGGAGAGAATCCGCCCGGAACAGTCCGGGTGCGAAACCAGCGCCCGTTTGAAACCCTCCAGCTTCATTTCGGCATCGTAGCCGTAGAAATCCGGACGCAGCGCCTTGATGTTGCAGCTTGAAATGAACAGGAAACGGCGCTTTCCCATCGCATGAAAATGTTCAAACAGCCGCTCGATCTGGCAGTCGTTGCGCCAGAACAGAAAATCGAACTCGGCATCGATGCCGGAAAAATCGCCGTGACGGCGAACCTCCCCGGTGGAGTAAACCTCGATCATCGGCAGGTTGCGCCGGAACAGCGTATCGCACATCAGATTGTTCAGCTGCCCGAAATTGATCAGGCAATCCAGTTCGAGCAGCTGTGTGTTCCAGACGCTGCGGGAATCCTCGCCGTCGATCCGCAGAATTTCCAGAGACATATTCAGCCGGGTATTGATCGCATCCTCCAGATCGCACAGGAAGCGCTGCACCAGCGGATTCGCCGCCGTGCGCAGCACCGGCTGGCAGCAGTCCTCCCCCATTACGAAACCGACCTTGCCGCGCCGCTGGGCGCTCCGGCGCATCAGGATGCCGCCGATGTGGGGCCGGTAATTCAGCTCTCGCATCGCCTCCTTCACGCGGAGCCGCGTCTCCGGCGAGAACGGAAACACCTCGGTCCCGTTGATGAAGCTCGACACCGTCGAAGTGGAGACCTTCGCCAATCTGGCGATGGTGTTGATGTTGATTTTGGCCGTTTCGGCTTCCATTCGCTTTATGATCTTTCCATAATTAACATATCTTTCACAACTGGCATCGCGTACAAGTTTCATGAGTGAAACACCCCCCCGGGAAAGCTCCGCCTCGGGCGCTCCGTGCAGAATCATCGATTTCACTGCTGAGCGAACTGCTTCGCCGCCGGGCGTCTCCGACGGCCGGAAACTTCGCGCCGCCGGAACCCGCCCGGGCCGGACGGTCCTGAAAATGACGGGGCAAGCCGTCCGCCGTGATAAAAACCTGCGCACGGTGCTGACTGGTAAAATAGCGGCCCCGACGGAATTTGTCAAGTTTTCCGCCGAAACCGCACATGAAACGACGACTTACTCCAGTATGACCTCCTTCAATTCGAATTTCATCGCGGGCCGGTGAATATCCGGCAGGCGCATGGAGCGGTAGTAGAGGAAAAGCTCGCCGCGCTGCCGGTCGAACGTGAAGCCGCCGGTGTTCTTCATCCGGGTTTCGATATCCAGCCGGTACTTGTGCCAGCGGCCGTCCCCCTTCAGCGCGACTTCGCCGCAGAGGTTCGCCTGCCAGTCGTCGCGGGGGAACAGGAACTGCACGGTTTCGTCCGTCGCGGATTTCGCGAGGAAAGTCAGATAGCGGTACGGCCCCGCAGCACCGGCCTTGTCGTAGACCAGCAGCGCCGCCGGAACCTCGCCGGCAGGCGAATCGGCGAATTCCACCGTCAGCGTGTTGTCCTTGCCGAAGTCGGCGGCCGTGACTTTCCCCGGAACCGTGCTGCCGACCTCCATCGTGCCGCCGGCATGGCGCAGCCGCTCCGGCGCAGTGATATTCAGCAGCCGTTCGCCGGATTTCTCGCCGGTCACCGCCACCAGTACCGGAACCGGAGTGCCCGTCGGCAGCCAGTCGATCTCACTGCCGCGCGTCTCGGCGGCGGAGAGAAAGTCGATGGAACGGATTTCAACGTCGGTTTTCGGATTCTCCCACTCGGCAACCCAGGTCGCAACCTCGTGGCCGCCGCCATTGGGGCGGACGATGCCGGTTTTCGCCTCCGGCAGGCGGCGGGGATTCCACCAGTCGCCGATGTTCACGCCGCCTTCAAGCGGATAATCGATGCTGGTTCCGTCGGCGTAACGGATGCGGTAAGCACCCGCCTTGCCCTGTCCGCCCCATGCGGCGGTGTGCAGAAAGAAGAGCCGTGAGAATTTTTGCCCCACCGGGATCTCCCGGATCGCGGCGGGAAAACGCGGGCGTTCGGAGCCGCGCAGCACCAGACAGCTTCTGCCGCCGTTGCGCTCGGGATCGAGAATATGGAACCGGATGCCGCCAGCCTCCTGAATACCGGTCGGCATGGTACGGAAATCCTGGCTGCCCTGATCGGTCCAGCCTCCTTTGCCGTCATTGGCGGTTTCGTCGCGGAAACCGGCATTCGCTTTGGTGGAGAGATCGAGAAACACCAGATTCTCCGGAACTGCGTGATAGCGGTTGGAAACGGCCTCCGCAAGCAACTGCACGTCGTCGCGACGGGGAACGGCTCCGGAGGCGTAGTCGAGCAGGTTGGCGAGATAAGTCGCGGCAGCGCTGTCCGAATCGCGGCCGGCGACCGCGTTCAATTGCGACAACAGCAGCAGCCCCTTGCCTTCGGCGGCCTCCGCGAGCGCCATGCCGACGTCCAGTTTCCCGAGCATCGGACCTTTGGCCGCAACCGCGTTCCGGGTGAAAGGCAGCAGGGAGTTGTTCACCGTATCGCCGTTCGCTGCGTTGTTCCACGTGTCGAAGTTACGGTAGTCCAGCCCCCGGAACACCGGATGCTGCGGCAGCACCAGGTCGACGAAGGTGTTGGCGGCGGTGGAGAGCGCCAGCCCGCCGGGAAACGTGCTTTTGATATTTTTCTGCTCCATCACCAGCAGCGTTCCGCCGAGTTCGGAGAGAAAACGGTTCAACTCCGGGGAATCCGCGAGTTTGAGCTGCTGCTCTTCGACAACCTCCGGCGGCACAATCAGCAGGCCGGGCTCCTGAAGTTCCGCGATGGAAGCGACTTTGCGGAATGTGATCCGGTGCGCATCGAGAATCCGCGCCATCGCCGCCACGTTGCCGGGGGCACCGGTATCGAGCAGGAAAACCGGCTGCTTCGCCCGGACGGAGCGGGTCAGCACCGCCGGGTCCTGTACAAACGTATCGTAATAATTCCGGCCGACGGTCCGGCCGTTTTCCCGCAAGGTCAGGCGCATCTGGTAGTGGCCCGGTTCCAGCGCGGGGAGCGTCAGGACGACATCGGCGGAACTCCGCTGCTGTGCGGCGGGGCCGTCCATTTCAAAGGAGGCGGCCGGCGTGATTTTCCCGTCCTTTTCGGCAACCATTTCCACATCGCAGGTCAGATTGCGGCAGGCCCGGTTTCCGGCGTTATGCACGGTGAGAGTCCACGGCGTGGCGCGGCCGGAAAACAGGTTGCCCGGAAACAGCAGGTTGTCCGTATGCAGCGACGGAAGCAGCTGCTGATTCCAGAGCGTCGCCGCCGCCAGCCCCGGATTGCTGAACCACGGCGCGAAGCCGGTGAAATGCGGATTGAGCCGATAAAGTTCGAAGATCCGTCGTCCATACCGGGCCTGCGCCCAAAGCCAGAAATCGGAACCGACCGCCTTGAAGAGCGGAACGCAGCCGGTGAAGCCGATGCCGTTCGGATTGGCCCAGTTGGTCGGGCGGGACGCATACTCCAGATAGTCCTGGAGAAAACCGGCCCGGAACTTCGGATCGGGATAGATACCCCACGAGAAACCGACGTTCTCCCACGAGACCAGCGGCCGCGAGAGCCGCTCCTTTTCGCCGTAGATGCGGAGCATTCCCTGCCGAAGCGTTTCCAACTCCTCCGGCAGCCGGGTCCACGGCTGCGACAGCGCTGTGTAGGTGTGGATGTCGAGAAAATCGGTGTCGAGCCGCTCCTCGCCGTAGGAGGGCCAGCTCCCGGAGGCGGAAAAGGAGCCGACCGGACGCTTCTGCTTATCCAGCGCGCGGATCAGCGCGACCTGCCGGTCCATCTCGCGAACCACCTGCGGCAGGTTGCGGTGGATCACCTCGTTACCGAGCGACCACATTGTGACCGACGGGTGGTTGCCGGTCGCGTGGAAAAACTCCTCCAGTTCCTGCGAATTGACCCGGGCGAATGCGTCGGGCTCGATGGAGTTGGTGAAACACCAGCTCCATTCGTTGTAGATCATGATGCCGCACTCGTCGGCAATTTCCAGCGCCTTCGGCACGATCGGCATATGGGCGTTGCGCACCATGACATAGCCGTGATTCAGGTAGCCGAGCAGGAACGCTTCGAGTTTCCGCTCCATTTCAGCGGCGGATGCGCCGGTGCCGCCGTAATCCACCGCGGGGATATTTTCCCCGAAGAGATAGATCGGCTCGCCGTTCAGCAGGAACCGGCCGTCCGCAATGCGGAACTCCCGGAAACCGAACCGGGCGGCGGCGGCGGATATGATTTCGCCGTCCTCGCCCGCAAGCGTCAGGAGGAAGTCATACAGATACGGAGAAGCCACGCCCCAGCGCCGCGGATTTTTCAGCGGCACCGTCAGCGTGAAGTCATTGACGCCCGGCTTCAGCGTCAGTCCGGCAAGAGAGGTTTCGCCCGCAACGGCTCCCGCCTCCCGCTTCATCGCCGAAACCGCCCGGCCTGCGGCGGAAACCGTGACCGGCCGCGAACCGGGATTCACGACCCGGCAGTCGACCGAGACCGACGACGAGGCAAGGTC
This Victivallis lenta DNA region includes the following protein-coding sequences:
- a CDS encoding LacI family DNA-binding transcriptional regulator, which gives rise to MEAETAKININTIARLAKVSTSTVSSFINGTEVFPFSPETRLRVKEAMRELNYRPHIGGILMRRSAQRRGKVGFVMGEDCCQPVLRTAANPLVQRFLCDLEDAINTRLNMSLEILRIDGEDSRSVWNTQLLELDCLINFGQLNNLMCDTLFRRNLPMIEVYSTGEVRRHGDFSGIDAEFDFLFWRNDCQIERLFEHFHAMGKRRFLFISSCNIKALRPDFYGYDAEMKLEGFKRALVSHPDCSGRILSAKNVNDFNMFREFELTRELLRENRDALEAAEAVICHNDIVAQGAASIAMEFGLQPGRDLELSGEGDFREFQYWHPKITTSSVDYARLTDRICELIELRRSDRKSPPRKIEIPTLLITPGQA
- a CDS encoding glycoside hydrolase family 2 protein translates to MTHKIAGFASLACFAALLTAAAELPPYLPAPHQYRRAETVPAAELVLPDGKKRLGDFIRKRSLNGVWKCSGLETSDQPIPADAGQDRRYAAPEFDDSGWDDIAVPLNWYLKYPEKQTTVTPYVRGYYRTSFDLTPEELQNRRVLLNFDVVGYDADVFLNGVRIGGHHGDFTPFRLDATEAAKAGKNVLAVRVFSDNGPTFGVQHKVDRTYGSQWAIHNIKGGIWQDVTLSLEPQLRAERLTVTPDLASSSVSVDCRVVNPGSRPVTVSAAGRAVSAMKREAGAVAGETSLAGLTLKPGVNDFTLTVPLKNPRRWGVASPYLYDFLLTLAGEDGEIISAAAARFGFREFRIADGRFLLNGEPIYLFGENIPAVDYGGTGASAAEMERKLEAFLLGYLNHGYVMVRNAHMPIVPKALEIADECGIMIYNEWSWCFTNSIEPDAFARVNSQELEEFFHATGNHPSVTMWSLGNEVIHRNLPQVVREMDRQVALIRALDKQKRPVGSFSASGSWPSYGEERLDTDFLDIHTYTALSQPWTRLPEELETLRQGMLRIYGEKERLSRPLVSWENVGFSWGIYPDPKFRAGFLQDYLEYASRPTNWANPNGIGFTGCVPLFKAVGSDFWLWAQARYGRRIFELYRLNPHFTGFAPWFSNPGLAAATLWNQQLLPSLHTDNLLFPGNLFSGRATPWTLTVHNAGNRACRNLTCDVEMVAEKDGKITPAASFEMDGPAAQQRSSADVVLTLPALEPGHYQMRLTLRENGRTVGRNYYDTFVQDPAVLTRSVRAKQPVFLLDTGAPGNVAAMARILDAHRITFRKVASIAELQEPGLLIVPPEVVEEQQLKLADSPELNRFLSELGGTLLVMEQKNIKSTFPGGLALSTAANTFVDLVLPQHPVFRGLDYRNFDTWNNAANGDTVNNSLLPFTRNAVAAKGPMLGKLDVGMALAEAAEGKGLLLLSQLNAVAGRDSDSAAATYLANLLDYASGAVPRRDDVQLLAEAVSNRYHAVPENLVFLDLSTKANAGFRDETANDGKGGWTDQGSQDFRTMPTGIQEAGGIRFHILDPERNGGRSCLVLRGSERPRFPAAIREIPVGQKFSRLFFLHTAAWGGQGKAGAYRIRYADGTSIDYPLEGGVNIGDWWNPRRLPEAKTGIVRPNGGGHEVATWVAEWENPKTDVEIRSIDFLSAAETRGSEIDWLPTGTPVPVLVAVTGEKSGERLLNITAPERLRHAGGTMEVGSTVPGKVTAADFGKDNTLTVEFADSPAGEVPAALLVYDKAGAAGPYRYLTFLAKSATDETVQFLFPRDDWQANLCGEVALKGDGRWHKYRLDIETRMKNTGGFTFDRQRGELFLYYRSMRLPDIHRPAMKFELKEVILE